A part of Helicobacter himalayensis genomic DNA contains:
- a CDS encoding RelA/SpoT family protein, producing the protein MNFFSQIAAIDSVEYAITNLQTLTKITPNIQKAIDKAIFYHQGQFRKSGIPYVVHPICVACIVAFYGGDEVMLCAALLHDSVEDTQCSLEDVRDEFGWDCAHLVDALTKIVEIRKEEFESSKNPSKDSDIKLVASALSFRKMLLASIKDIRAFVIKICDRMHNMLTLDALPHHKQIRISEETLVVYAPIAHRLGISSLKAELEEHSFYYLFPKEYEKIENYIKANHQTISLKLNSFIDSIRHLLLSNGYNEKDFSIEHRIKRHYSIYLKMQRKGVEIDEILDLLAVRIILKEPLDCYKVLGILHLNLKPVVSRLKDYIAIPKENGYQTIHTTIFDKSSIFEVQIRTIDMHKSAQYGIAAHWKYKSGGREPDLSWVNNLQYQNNSIEEFYELAKNDLYKEDIIVFSPKGDTYSLPLGAVVLDFAYAIHTDVGSRAKSAFVNHQKASLLQPLKNSDIVRIITAEQDEEVKPKCSYIDALKTSKAKNHLKLQCQQRIKEIDKKSAINILATMFEKTPQQVEDYLKRENLDSEVYKIMRDRSFFRNVKNYIKEFYESQKGFLNIFKPNRFKVRQIKLDNIVAFSNFSISEAIFDYCCHPKYGDEILGIKNGAKIAIHHKLCNRANAEIDKGAQMVFVQWLENQKYNYKILVALEDKKGAIAELSLLIKKYNYRIVRLNYDRMGSTFSTLCEVCIESDTSNTKPLKDALEQNYSIVEFSALKDAYSK; encoded by the coding sequence GTGAATTTTTTTTCGCAAATAGCTGCGATTGATAGTGTCGAGTATGCTATTACCAATCTCCAAACTCTCACAAAAATCACCCCAAACATCCAAAAAGCCATTGACAAAGCGATTTTCTACCATCAAGGGCAGTTTCGCAAAAGTGGGATTCCCTATGTCGTACATCCCATTTGTGTGGCGTGTATTGTGGCGTTTTATGGTGGCGATGAGGTTATGCTGTGCGCGGCACTTTTGCATGATTCGGTTGAAGATACGCAATGTAGTTTGGAAGATGTGCGTGATGAGTTTGGTTGGGATTGTGCGCATTTGGTCGATGCACTGACAAAAATTGTAGAAATCCGCAAAGAAGAGTTTGAATCTAGCAAAAATCCCTCAAAAGATTCTGACATTAAGCTTGTGGCGTCAGCACTTTCTTTTCGTAAAATGTTACTTGCATCAATCAAAGATATTCGCGCTTTTGTGATTAAAATCTGCGACAGAATGCACAATATGCTAACCCTTGATGCCTTGCCCCATCATAAGCAAATAAGAATCTCAGAAGAAACACTTGTCGTGTATGCGCCTATCGCGCATAGGCTTGGGATTTCCTCGCTTAAAGCCGAGCTAGAAGAGCACAGTTTTTACTATCTCTTTCCCAAAGAGTATGAAAAAATTGAAAATTATATAAAAGCAAATCATCAGACAATTAGCCTAAAGCTTAATTCTTTTATTGATTCTATCCGTCATTTATTGCTTAGCAATGGCTATAATGAAAAGGATTTTAGCATCGAACATCGTATTAAGCGTCATTACTCAATTTATCTCAAAATGCAAAGAAAAGGCGTAGAAATTGATGAGATACTTGATTTGCTCGCGGTGCGTATTATCTTAAAAGAGCCACTTGATTGCTACAAAGTGCTTGGAATCTTGCATTTAAATCTTAAACCTGTGGTTTCGCGCTTAAAAGATTATATTGCTATCCCTAAGGAAAATGGCTACCAAACAATCCACACAACGATTTTTGATAAATCAAGCATTTTTGAAGTGCAAATCCGCACCATCGATATGCATAAATCTGCGCAATATGGAATTGCCGCGCATTGGAAATACAAAAGTGGGGGCAGAGAGCCAGATTTAAGCTGGGTAAATAATTTGCAATATCAAAACAACTCAATTGAGGAATTTTACGAGCTTGCAAAAAATGACCTTTACAAAGAAGATATTATCGTCTTTTCACCAAAGGGCGATACTTACAGCTTGCCACTTGGGGCGGTGGTGCTAGATTTTGCTTATGCGATTCATACGGATGTGGGTAGTCGCGCAAAAAGTGCTTTTGTCAATCATCAAAAAGCCTCTCTTTTGCAACCGCTTAAAAATAGTGATATCGTGCGCATTATCACTGCCGAGCAAGATGAGGAGGTAAAGCCAAAATGCAGCTATATCGATGCGCTCAAGACTTCAAAAGCAAAAAATCATCTTAAACTACAATGCCAGCAACGCATAAAAGAGATTGATAAAAAAAGTGCGATAAATATTCTTGCGACAATGTTTGAAAAAACGCCACAGCAAGTGGAGGATTACCTAAAAAGAGAGAATCTGGATTCTGAAGTATATAAAATTATGCGCGATAGGAGCTTCTTTCGCAATGTGAAAAATTATATTAAAGAATTTTATGAATCCCAAAAAGGCTTTTTAAATATTTTTAAACCCAATCGCTTTAAGGTGCGCCAAATCAAGCTTGATAATATTGTAGCATTTAGTAATTTTTCAATTAGTGAAGCGATTTTTGATTATTGCTGTCACCCAAAATATGGCGATGAGATTTTAGGGATTAAAAACGGCGCAAAAATTGCAATCCATCATAAGCTCTGCAATCGCGCAAATGCTGAAATTGACAAAGGCGCGCAAATGGTATTCGTGCAGTGGCTAGAAAATCAAAAATATAATTATAAGATTCTCGTTGCGTTAGAGGAT
- a CDS encoding DNA-directed RNA polymerase subunit omega — MRTEEVAALALAKVDNDRYVLSNLLFARIKELSLGAEPLVKKNIKKDKLADIAMLEIAEGKITLEKIQDAPAR, encoded by the coding sequence ATGAGAACAGAAGAAGTCGCTGCACTCGCACTTGCAAAAGTTGATAATGATAGATATGTGCTTTCAAACCTCCTTTTTGCGCGTATCAAAGAGCTTAGTTTGGGTGCTGAGCCGTTGGTCAAAAAAAACATTAAAAAAGACAAACTTGCAGATATTGCAATGCTAGAAATCGCCGAGGGTAAAATCACTCTTGAAAAGATTCAAGACGCCCCAGCGCGTTAG
- a CDS encoding HDOD domain-containing protein, whose amino-acid sequence MNDVLLKTIDNLPPLPTTVIKLRDYVDSAGADVEVSKVVNIIQEDPLLTAELLRLANSPFYGFSREIATIQQVVSLLGINNVKNIAIANSLKNSFTIDVSPYGLDTNEFLGACAKEANFVSDWLSQEDKKLSQMLVPCAMLLRLGVILFSNSLRVLGKDKEFLQMLKENNFKNISLIEEEFCDEDSLSFLAFLLDHWKFDRFIIECVSYMTSPHSAHDNAKKGAYALAVINCLFEPYQGGSVENMHKARELLSEAQEQGINFSVASFEEKLPPEMKANLNTPLA is encoded by the coding sequence ATGAATGATGTGTTATTAAAAACAATTGATAATCTTCCGCCCTTGCCGACAACTGTCATTAAGCTCCGTGATTATGTGGATTCTGCAGGTGCGGATGTTGAAGTCTCAAAGGTTGTGAATATCATACAAGAAGACCCGCTTTTGACAGCGGAGCTTTTGCGTCTTGCAAACTCTCCTTTTTATGGATTCTCTCGTGAAATCGCTACAATCCAGCAAGTCGTTTCACTGCTTGGCATTAACAATGTCAAAAATATAGCGATAGCAAATTCTTTGAAAAATTCTTTCACAATCGATGTTTCACCTTATGGATTGGATACTAATGAATTTTTGGGCGCTTGCGCTAAAGAGGCGAATTTTGTTTCAGATTGGCTTTCACAAGAGGACAAAAAGCTTTCTCAAATGCTCGTGCCCTGCGCAATGTTATTGCGACTCGGGGTTATTTTATTTTCAAACTCTTTGCGTGTATTGGGGAAAGATAAAGAGTTTTTGCAAATGCTAAAAGAAAATAATTTCAAAAATATCAGCCTCATAGAGGAGGAATTTTGCGATGAAGATTCTTTAAGCTTTTTGGCGTTTTTGCTTGACCATTGGAAGTTTGATAGGTTTATTATCGAGTGCGTCTCGTATATGACTTCTCCGCACTCAGCGCACGATAATGCCAAAAAAGGTGCATATGCCTTGGCTGTGATAAATTGCCTTTTTGAACCTTATCAAGGTGGAAGTGTGGAAAATATGCATAAGGCGCGAGAGCTTCTAAGCGAGGCACAAGAGCAAGGCATTAATTTCTCAGTTGCTAGTTTTGAGGAAAAATTACCACCAGAAATGAAAGCGAATCTCAACACCCCGCTAGCCTAA
- a CDS encoding ABC transporter permease, whose product MSFLSVLFAEYRAIFSNRVVMIVIFVGSMVYGILYPMPYLNDNVTAQNLIIIDEDKSTLSNELVFLVSATSQITLLQEVGSLEEAKNLVENFEASGILFIPKGFEANAQMGVGSVVSYMGNASYFLIYGAIIEGVKNALDSLSEQLYRQKNSNLLTPNIISYEAIALYNPSLGYINYALSAVLVFILHQTLIGGSAILGAYQNRIARDYRKLLDSQDSNSGTESTNLNKQKSLNAQIPYFLKSPLPKLVAARIFAFGSIYCVWFLLYFGVFFPLFGVNIHASISDFWCFAGAFILCCGACGTLLGTCLKDESIPTQIVFISSMPLVFIMGFIWPSELLPSFLQFLAELIPAYHGIRGFISLNQMGAEFSSIMPHFYALLGLFVLCFVASVLVLKKKREILKKM is encoded by the coding sequence ATGAGCTTTCTTTCAGTATTGTTTGCGGAATATAGGGCGATTTTCAGCAATCGCGTTGTGATGATTGTGATATTTGTGGGTTCAATGGTGTATGGGATACTCTATCCTATGCCTTATCTCAACGATAATGTCACCGCGCAGAATCTCATCATCATCGATGAGGATAAAAGCACGCTTTCAAATGAGCTTGTTTTCCTAGTTAGCGCTACGTCACAAATCACGCTTTTGCAGGAAGTTGGAAGTTTAGAAGAGGCAAAAAACTTGGTTGAAAATTTTGAAGCTTCAGGTATTCTTTTTATCCCCAAAGGTTTTGAAGCAAACGCACAAATGGGCGTAGGAAGCGTGGTGAGCTATATGGGGAATGCGTCATATTTTCTTATCTATGGCGCGATTATTGAGGGGGTAAAAAACGCGCTAGATTCTCTAAGCGAGCAACTTTATAGGCAAAAAAATAGCAATCTTTTAACGCCAAATATTATCTCTTATGAAGCCATCGCGCTGTATAACCCAAGCCTTGGTTATATCAATTATGCCTTGTCTGCGGTGCTTGTATTTATCTTGCATCAAACGCTTATTGGCGGAAGTGCGATTTTGGGTGCATATCAAAACCGCATAGCGCGCGATTATAGGAAACTACTAGATTCTCAAGATTCCAACAGCGGGACAGAATCTACAAATCTCAATAAGCAAAAAAGCTTGAATGCGCAGATTCCCTATTTTCTTAAAAGTCCTTTGCCAAAGCTTGTGGCTGCTAGAATCTTCGCCTTTGGTAGCATTTACTGCGTGTGGTTTTTGCTGTATTTTGGGGTGTTTTTTCCGCTGTTTGGCGTGAATATCCATGCAAGCATAAGTGATTTTTGGTGTTTTGCGGGTGCGTTTATTTTGTGTTGTGGCGCGTGTGGGACGCTATTAGGCACGTGTTTAAAAGATGAAAGTATCCCAACTCAAATTGTGTTTATTTCTTCAATGCCGCTAGTGTTTATTATGGGCTTTATTTGGCCTAGCGAGTTATTGCCTAGTTTTTTGCAGTTTTTAGCAGAGCTTATCCCAGCATATCACGGGATACGAGGTTTTATCAGTCTTAATCAAATGGGCGCGGAATTTTCAAGCATTATGCCGCATTTTTATGCTTTGCTTGGACTTTTTGTGCTGTGCTTTGTGGCAAGCGTTTTAGTGCTTAAAAAGAAGCGCGAGATTCTTAAAAAAATGTAG
- a CDS encoding ABC transporter permease, with product MHQILENLKNSKNLTKLFQLWRFLNRRKILFLLYFVLPLLIAWFIYAVFVNSLPRNIPIGLVDLDKSAMSAEVVFKTNATPVMKITKEYDSISAAKEDLASAKVYALLVIPHNFERDVNLGSGAKLAFYYNAQFVLIGKSLNAAFAQVSGTLNATQWVAKNLISDQDMKLALSKAMPIFSQIIPLYNANNNYAQFLLTLLLPCMLQILSALGMIGLLRNPPSSSKSLCIRYCFNSLVFLFWGICMLIFLKNLGYEQRGSLGILIVGLALLLFGVNGVVVFIQSILLDVRKSIGVIAVYTAPSLAFAGITYPQNSMNLPALLWSKFLPISSFMELFVQQANYGGSLEGAFKILGELMIFLLFFALGAGIYALRRKK from the coding sequence ATGCACCAAATTTTAGAAAATCTCAAAAATTCTAAGAATCTTACGAAGCTTTTCCAGCTATGGCGCTTTTTAAATAGGCGCAAGATTCTATTTTTGCTGTATTTTGTATTGCCACTTTTGATTGCGTGGTTTATTTATGCGGTGTTTGTAAATTCTCTGCCTAGAAATATTCCCATAGGCTTGGTGGATTTAGATAAAAGCGCGATGAGCGCAGAAGTGGTGTTTAAGACAAATGCCACGCCTGTGATGAAAATAACAAAAGAATATGATTCTATCAGCGCAGCAAAAGAGGATTTGGCAAGTGCAAAAGTCTATGCCTTGCTTGTTATTCCGCATAATTTTGAGCGCGATGTAAATCTTGGCAGTGGTGCGAAGCTCGCATTTTACTATAATGCGCAGTTTGTGCTTATTGGCAAATCACTTAATGCTGCGTTTGCACAGGTTTCTGGCACGCTTAATGCCACGCAATGGGTGGCAAAGAATCTCATCAGCGACCAAGATATGAAACTTGCTCTAAGCAAGGCTATGCCGATTTTTTCACAAATTATTCCGCTGTATAATGCCAACAACAACTACGCGCAATTCCTCCTTACGCTCCTGCTTCCTTGTATGTTACAAATCCTAAGCGCGCTTGGTATGATAGGGCTTTTGCGAAATCCCCCAAGCTCGAGCAAGAGCCTGTGTATTCGCTATTGTTTTAATTCCCTTGTGTTTTTATTTTGGGGGATTTGTATGCTAATTTTTTTAAAGAATCTCGGTTATGAACAACGCGGGAGTTTAGGGATTCTCATTGTTGGGCTAGCACTTTTGCTTTTTGGCGTTAATGGTGTGGTGGTATTTATCCAATCCATTCTTTTAGATGTGCGCAAAAGTATCGGTGTCATCGCTGTTTATACCGCACCAAGCCTTGCATTTGCTGGCATTACCTATCCGCAAAATTCTATGAATCTTCCCGCACTTCTATGGAGTAAGTTTTTGCCTATTTCTAGCTTTATGGAGCTTTTCGTGCAGCAGGCAAATTATGGCGGAAGTTTGGAAGGTGCGTTTAAGATTCTAGGAGAGTTAATGATTTTTTTACTTTTCTTCGCGCTAGGTGCGGGGATATATGCACTAAGGCGAAAAAAATGA
- a CDS encoding HlyD family secretion protein — protein sequence MKKQFEIGFVVVILALVLIWLVVSFYKAYAPKPQTLQAQIQAREYKVSSKIAGRIESVLVKKGDKVKKGDLIFTIESPELEAKLTQAKAGYEAAKALSDEAHKGARVETIISARDVYNSAKAMRELTENTYKRIEDLYKNGVASLQRRDEAYTAFQNAKYSENAALQQYKIALDGATKETKEAAKQKEIAASGQLSEVEAYIKDIQAYAPNDGEVSNILLSEGELSPTGFPVVMLVDTADVWLRLAVSEEYLPYFNVGDEFSAFLPALQKEKYFKVRYVSVLGDFATWRATSNSKGYDLRSFEIEAVPLENNGEFKVGMSAIVSVEKK from the coding sequence ATGAAAAAGCAGTTTGAAATTGGTTTTGTGGTGGTGATTTTGGCGCTGGTGCTAATTTGGCTAGTAGTGAGCTTTTATAAGGCTTATGCACCAAAGCCACAAACTTTGCAGGCACAAATCCAAGCACGCGAGTATAAAGTAAGCTCAAAAATCGCTGGGCGCATAGAATCTGTTCTTGTCAAAAAGGGTGATAAGGTTAAAAAGGGCGATTTGATTTTCACCATAGAATCCCCTGAATTAGAAGCTAAACTTACGCAGGCAAAAGCAGGCTATGAAGCTGCAAAGGCGCTTTCAGATGAAGCACATAAAGGCGCGCGGGTGGAGACTATCATCTCTGCGCGCGATGTGTATAATAGCGCAAAAGCTATGCGTGAGCTGACAGAAAACACCTACAAGCGCATTGAAGATTTGTATAAAAATGGCGTAGCGAGCTTGCAAAGGCGCGATGAAGCCTATACTGCTTTTCAAAATGCTAAATATAGCGAGAATGCCGCCCTTCAGCAGTATAAAATCGCCCTAGATGGTGCGACTAAGGAAACCAAAGAAGCCGCAAAGCAAAAGGAAATCGCTGCTAGCGGGCAGTTAAGTGAGGTTGAGGCGTATATCAAGGATATTCAAGCCTATGCGCCAAATGATGGCGAGGTGTCAAATATTTTGCTAAGCGAGGGCGAGCTAAGCCCGACTGGATTCCCTGTTGTGATGCTTGTGGATACGGCTGATGTGTGGTTGCGCTTGGCTGTGAGTGAGGAATATTTGCCTTATTTTAACGTGGGTGATGAGTTTAGTGCCTTTTTGCCAGCATTACAAAAAGAGAAGTATTTTAAAGTGCGTTATGTCTCTGTGCTAGGGGATTTTGCCACTTGGAGGGCGACTTCAAATTCTAAGGGCTATGATTTGCGAAGTTTTGAGATTGAAGCGGTGCCGCTAGAAAATAATGGCGAGTTTAAAGTCGGTATGAGCGCGATTGTGAGTGTTGAGAAAAAATAA
- a CDS encoding DMT family transporter — MKQLKLTPNLAWGLVLFGGIIECFWASGLKYADNFFFYTLTGIGILISFFAMIVAVRVLEVGIAYSVFVGIGTAGITIAEILIFGEEFSLLKVLFILLLLIGVVGLKLSSKEAQSQEEKLAGDISQNLGLDEMVEVGRRK, encoded by the coding sequence ATGAAACAACTCAAACTTACCCCAAATCTTGCGTGGGGATTGGTGCTTTTTGGTGGTATTATAGAATGCTTTTGGGCAAGTGGGCTAAAGTATGCGGATAATTTCTTTTTCTATACGCTCACAGGTATTGGGATTCTCATCTCATTTTTTGCGATGATTGTAGCAGTTAGGGTGCTAGAAGTTGGTATCGCATATAGTGTGTTTGTAGGCATTGGGACGGCGGGAATTACAATCGCGGAGATTCTTATCTTTGGTGAGGAATTTTCTCTGCTTAAGGTTCTTTTTATTTTGCTCTTGCTTATTGGCGTGGTAGGGTTGAAGCTCTCTAGCAAGGAGGCACAATCTCAAGAAGAAAAACTCGCAGGAGACATTTCGCAGAATCTCGGGCTTGATGAAATGGTGGAAGTAGGACGGCGCAAATGA
- a CDS encoding DMT family transporter gives MSWVYLLLAGCMEIVGVITMKKYSITGRKIFLFGIFVQFVLSLTLLSLAMKGLAMATAYAIWTGIGAAGGVFVGIVFFKEDKSVKKLFFITLIIASAVGLKALS, from the coding sequence ATGAGTTGGGTGTATTTGTTATTGGCGGGGTGTATGGAAATTGTAGGCGTGATTACGATGAAAAAATACAGCATAACAGGGCGGAAAATCTTTTTGTTTGGCATTTTTGTGCAGTTTGTGCTAAGTCTCACTTTGCTTTCTCTTGCGATGAAGGGACTTGCTATGGCGACAGCCTATGCGATATGGACAGGCATTGGCGCAGCTGGTGGTGTGTTTGTGGGGATAGTGTTTTTCAAAGAGGACAAAAGTGTAAAAAAGCTCTTTTTTATCACGCTTATCATCGCTTCTGCTGTGGGTCTTAAGGCATTGTCATAG
- a CDS encoding DUF1561 family protein, with amino-acid sequence MRNLISRLYTLVFLFFSLCIFSSAFALENATNTQQVPQNLANKPKDRPIAFKSKPDSLVQCLTPIFTHSEGYVGVSDCDKAIDARYDVFSRIAWKLPDTWVCLSAENEEYIQGKRLVLRPCVIDDKTQSFTIKNNMLYTPDLRFVVQISNGFLTLEKSQSQYTESHFTLHNMEQWLDTIATPPALSQKSFIAWSFITQEGFDLYYLYNDASIKDTPQDLYFNPENGYIAQYNPANAEMLCLTSTQTKNQDWNWVSWQACDFHAPKNPTNPKTWNLFMLADNNQAMLKDYLGNFLRVTKYGIHWGVPYSAKPDFLGKDTGEDQTSYFRFSNDLTNYQRFLYGNLSDSLPSCPANGTEAQNDSFANLLQNSKVAPTQVQNQVATLPPNFTLNEAWRKRLWQIVTTTDGVLLRAGDCGVCLLQSYQIIAELNTYTSAPLDSGGFFFDTAFGVNPFYSFRSRYPALASALEPYQATNIPRGLSREATFAYAQQMYRSIALSLFPGHFWLSSDFATSDIQIRSALRDLFEQPVGTMWVVHMFFISPQGVRSGHAMPALRTSEGVQFISTNLHNVDYASFTQDLGYSLARNLSEALNIITQNGALRIYMLFSLQLREVYHNPLSAFVSSNNCSGEGEDRRGSGVLPISTMINQCASGRCLIQ; translated from the coding sequence GTGAGAAACCTCATTTCACGCTTATATACCCTTGTTTTTCTCTTTTTTAGTCTTTGTATATTCTCTTCTGCTTTTGCGCTTGAAAATGCTACAAATACCCAGCAAGTCCCCCAAAATCTTGCCAACAAGCCTAAAGACAGACCCATTGCCTTTAAAAGTAAGCCTGATTCACTCGTGCAATGCCTCACACCAATCTTTACGCATTCTGAAGGTTATGTAGGTGTAAGTGATTGCGACAAAGCAATAGACGCGCGCTATGATGTCTTTAGTCGCATAGCGTGGAAACTTCCTGATACTTGGGTATGTTTGAGCGCAGAAAATGAAGAATACATACAGGGCAAGAGACTCGTCTTAAGACCTTGTGTCATTGATGACAAAACGCAAAGTTTTACAATTAAAAATAATATGTTATACACCCCTGATTTGCGCTTTGTGGTGCAGATTAGCAATGGATTTCTCACTTTAGAAAAAAGCCAATCTCAATATACAGAATCTCATTTCACCCTCCATAATATGGAGCAATGGCTTGATACCATAGCCACGCCCCCTGCTTTAAGTCAAAAAAGCTTTATTGCGTGGAGTTTTATCACACAAGAGGGCTTTGATTTATACTACCTATACAATGATGCATCTATAAAAGATACGCCGCAAGATTTGTATTTCAACCCAGAAAATGGCTACATCGCGCAATACAACCCTGCAAATGCGGAAATGCTTTGCCTAACTTCCACACAAACTAAAAACCAAGATTGGAATTGGGTAAGCTGGCAAGCTTGTGATTTCCACGCTCCTAAAAATCCTACAAACCCAAAAACATGGAATCTTTTTATGCTTGCTGATAACAATCAAGCTATGCTTAAGGATTATTTGGGCAATTTTTTGCGCGTTACTAAATACGGAATTCATTGGGGTGTGCCATATAGTGCAAAGCCCGATTTCTTAGGCAAAGATACAGGAGAAGACCAAACTTCATATTTTAGATTCTCAAATGATTTGACAAATTACCAACGCTTTTTATATGGCAATCTCTCCGACTCCCTGCCCTCTTGTCCAGCAAATGGCACAGAGGCACAAAATGACTCTTTTGCAAATTTATTGCAAAACTCTAAGGTAGCACCTACGCAAGTTCAAAATCAAGTTGCAACCCTCCCGCCAAATTTCACTCTCAATGAAGCGTGGAGGAAACGCTTATGGCAGATTGTAACCACAACTGATGGGGTCTTGCTTCGCGCGGGGGATTGTGGGGTATGTCTGCTACAAAGCTATCAAATCATCGCGGAGCTAAATACTTACACAAGTGCACCGCTAGATTCTGGAGGTTTTTTCTTTGATACTGCTTTTGGGGTAAATCCTTTTTACTCCTTTAGAAGTCGCTACCCTGCCCTAGCTAGTGCCTTAGAGCCTTACCAAGCTACAAATATACCGCGTGGGCTTTCGCGCGAAGCAACCTTTGCCTATGCGCAACAAATGTATCGCTCTATCGCCTTAAGCCTTTTCCCCGGGCATTTTTGGCTAAGCTCTGATTTTGCCACATCAGATATACAAATACGTAGTGCTTTAAGGGATTTGTTTGAGCAACCCGTAGGCACAATGTGGGTTGTGCATATGTTCTTTATCTCACCTCAAGGTGTGCGAAGTGGTCATGCTATGCCTGCTTTACGCACGAGTGAGGGCGTGCAGTTTATTTCTACGAATTTACACAATGTTGATTATGCGAGTTTTACTCAAGATTTAGGATATTCTTTAGCGCGTAATTTAAGCGAGGCATTAAATATCATCACGCAAAATGGCGCATTACGCATTTATATGCTTTTTTCTCTGCAACTTAGAGAAGTGTATCACAACCCCCTTAGTGCGTTTGTCTCAAGCAATAATTGTAGCGGTGAGGGAGAGGATAGAAGAGGAAGTGGCGTTTTACCTATAAGCACTATGATTAATCAATGTGCAAGTGGCAGATGCCTCATACAATAA
- a CDS encoding DNA-methyltransferase, which yields MTAIESMQKKDSNTESTLKYNIYNQDCIKGLKTLLDNSVDCIITDPPYFIDGMGSEWNDINLKNKASKSGVIGGLPVGMKFDKAQGERLQEFMTPLAKEFYRILKPGAFCIVFSQARLYHRMAMSLDLAGFEIRDMLAWKYEGQAKAFSQTHFIKKDKSLTQEQKESLIKELDGYKTPQLKPQIEPMVMAQKPKDGTFVQNWQKHKLGLINTKESLDGKFPSNVMEVSKHTRKNESDTKIEHLTPKPVRLISHLIRLFTQEEQIVLDPFMGSGSHAIAALQNNRKFIGYEIEQKYFEIAKKRIEKEVL from the coding sequence ATGACTGCAATAGAAAGTATGCAAAAAAAGGATTCTAATACAGAATCTACATTAAAATATAACATTTATAACCAAGATTGCATAAAGGGGCTTAAAACACTCCTAGATAATTCTGTTGATTGCATTATTACTGACCCACCTTATTTTATAGATGGTATGGGGAGCGAATGGAATGATATAAATCTAAAAAACAAAGCTTCAAAAAGTGGTGTGATTGGTGGGCTTCCTGTGGGTATGAAATTTGATAAGGCACAAGGAGAGAGATTGCAAGAATTTATGACCCCTCTAGCAAAAGAATTTTATAGAATCTTAAAGCCCGGGGCATTTTGTATTGTGTTCTCTCAAGCAAGGTTGTATCATAGAATGGCAATGAGTTTAGATTTAGCAGGGTTTGAAATAAGAGATATGTTAGCGTGGAAATATGAAGGACAAGCAAAGGCGTTTTCACAAACACACTTTATAAAAAAGGACAAAAGCTTAACACAAGAGCAAAAAGAATCTTTAATCAAAGAATTAGATGGATATAAAACACCTCAATTAAAGCCCCAAATTGAGCCAATGGTTATGGCACAAAAACCAAAAGATGGGACATTCGTGCAAAATTGGCAAAAGCATAAATTAGGTCTTATCAATACAAAAGAAAGTTTAGATGGCAAATTTCCTAGCAATGTGATGGAGGTTAGCAAACACACAAGAAAAAATGAAAGCGATACAAAAATAGAGCATTTAACGCCTAAACCCGTGCGCCTTATCTCGCATCTTATTAGGCTTTTTACACAAGAGGAGCAAATCGTGCTAGACCCCTTTATGGGAAGCGGTTCTCACGCTATTGCAGCTTTGCAAAATAATCGTAAGTTTATAGGATATGAGATTGAGCAAAAATATTTTGAAATTGCTAAAAAACGGATAGAAAAAGAAGTTTTGTAA